One region of Alosa alosa isolate M-15738 ecotype Scorff River chromosome 1, AALO_Geno_1.1, whole genome shotgun sequence genomic DNA includes:
- the dad1 gene encoding dolichyl-diphosphooligosaccharide--protein glycosyltransferase subunit DAD1, translated as MSNSVISVISRFLEEYTTSTSNKLKLVDAYLLYILLTGALQFLYCLLVGTFPFNSFLSGFISCVGSFILGVCLRIQINPQNKGDFLTVSPERAFADFLFAHTVLHLVVMNFIG; from the exons ATGTCCAACTCTGTAATCTCCGTCATATCTCGGTTCTTGGAGGAATACACGACCAGTACGTCGAACAAGCTGAAACTGGTCGATGCTTACCTGCTGTACATCTTGCTAACTGGAGCGTTGCAGTTCTTGTACTGTTTGTTGGTTGGCACGTTCCCATTCAACAGTTTTTTGTCCGGCTTCATCTCGTGTGTCGGTTCCTTCATTCTTGGAG TTTGCCTCCGTATCCAGATCAATCCTCAGAATAAAGGCGACTTCCTGACGGTGTCCCCCGAGCGAGCATTCGCTGACTTCCTGTTCGCTCACACAGTCCTACATCTGGTAGTGATGAACTTCATTGGATGA